Genomic segment of Salvia splendens isolate huo1 chromosome 12, SspV2, whole genome shotgun sequence:
GGAGCATTCACTCTCATAGGACTTGCATGCACATCATCAACATTATTATCAGGTAAAGACAGATTGTTCACATCATTATCTTGGAGGTTTCCATCACAGGGTGTGTCATTAGGAGTATAGAATGGTGTAAAATTCCAGAATAGTTGCTCCACCCACTTGAAGCATCCACAGGATGCTCTACAACAGTGGGTGTACCTGTGgactccacctcacttggaaGATCATTGTCCACAATCTCTAGAGCAAAATTCTCAACCAACCTCAGACAAGGGAATTCAGTCTCATTgaacaccacatccctgctGATAATGACTTTAAAACCAGGCACATCTCTTAACCAAATCTTATATCCTTTGACACCCTCAGGATATCCCAAGAATACACCCTTTCTAGACCTAGGTTCAAGTTTGTCAGTCTTAGTATGCACAAAAGCAGAACAGCCAAACACTCTTAGATGAGAAAGGTTCAAGGATTTGCCAGAGAACACACATTCAGGGCACTGCCCTTGCAAAGGAACAAAGGGAGACCTATTTACCAGATAAGTAGCAGTTAAcaaagcttcaccccaaaatttctTGGTCAAACCAGATTTTGAAAGCATGCATCTCACTTTATCTAGTaaagtcctattcattctttcagctactccattttgttgtggagtaTATGGAACAATTTTATGcctttttattcaaaaattAGCACACATGTCATCTAATTGCTTATTGCAAAATTCAAGACCATTATCAGTTCTAATTGCCACACATGTCATCTAATTGCTTATTGCAAAAATTAGAACACAAGTACAATTCAGCAATCCTATCTCTGGCATGCGGCATTTTATTCGCTACGTCCAGTTTCGTCCACCACCTATTTAAATTTTAtggaatataaatttaattaaatgctactccctccgtcccccaatttgagtcactctttgactcggcacgagttttaaggaaaagtttgaatgtgtggtgtaataaatggagttaggtagtgaaatgtggggcccCTTTGACTTTTGGTGTAATGAAGGGTAATTTTGATGTCCAAAAATGGTAAGtgggaagagtgactcttattgggggacggcccaaaatggaaaagagtgactcaaattgggggacggagggagtatcaaattagatatataataaaatgaaatcacaGTAGTTCAAATATATGTACCTTGTAGCATCACTAAGCTCTTTCTGGTGCATCTTCTGCAATAGGTTGAAATCCAATTTTGCAAAATTCAGCAGTATTTCATTATGTGACTCGTCTTCTTGGTACGCAGATATGAACTTTCTGGCACCCAATCTTGTGAGACTCCAACGGTTTGGCATCTCCAGAGCTTCGTTGACTcgtttagagagagaaacatcAGCCAGTTTGTGGAGTGAAGCATGAAGATGAGACGAACAGAACTCTATCGCATTGTCCAGAATCCCCTCGTCTTGTGTCCAAAGATGTGCTGCCTCATACAAGTTCAGCAATCCTTCAACGTCGTTTTGCAACGATGTAGCATAATTTCCTTCACTGTCAGTGAATTTGCAGAACACATCTGTTGAAGTAACTAAAGCAGCTAATTagcttctttaatttttttaattttagttgagaTAAATATATGATTACTAATTAGCTTCTTTATTCAGACTCTAGTTCTAGTTGATTTCGCTCCCCTGACACTCCAACTTGggttctttctttatttcttgtttCCTATGTACGAGCTATATGAATCTTCCTTGCAATTTTTGATGAACAATGGTTAATGACATGAGAATTTATGGAGTGATATTAAGAGAACGAGATCGAGAGAGAGACCGTTAGTGAGAGAGAAGTGCAAAAGTGATACTTTTATATAAGGTCAACTTAGAAATTGGACCGCacatttattttactattttttaaaatggaccgcacatttcactaactttgaGAGAATGACAGAGAAACCGGTAGTGAGAGAGAAGTGCAAAAGTGATACGAAATATTGCTGAATGCATATAGTTAATTTCAATATTAAAGATAAACATTTTCAACAACAAATGCATGCAATTATGCTTTGATATTTAAGATTAAAAACAATCAACTTTAGACAAGAACGCCAAAAAAggatatttaaataaaaaaaacatttctttAGTTATTTATATTGCAATAGATAGTCAACAAGATGTAgcttatataaaaaaacatttcTTTACTCTACTCTAAACGAACAATTAATACATTTACTCTACTCTactctaaaataaatttaagaGTAAGTCTACTCTACTCTAAAAGAACAATTAATACATCTACTCTACTCTACTCTACTCTACTCTActctaaataaaattttcaatatttttatcaTGTTTAGATGGGTCTAAACCCTACTCTACTCTAAACCGACTTAGTCTACTCTAAAAGAACAATTAATACATTTACTCTACTCTActctaaataaaattttcaaaccaTATTTGGCAAGTCTACTATATATATAGTTCTAAACCCTACTCTACTCTAAACCATACTTGGCAATACAGTTCTACTAGGTCGGTGGCTAACACAATGCTACTCCCTCCTAGGGGTGGgttggtacggtataccgtactgaccgtgccataccgcataccgtaccggaaagtacggtatgaaaaaattcaataccgataTCGTaccaaattttcggtataccggaaattcgatatgatatttttgataccggttaccataccgttattacggtataaaaaaatgggtctcaatataccactaacttttccaactcactattctttacatttcttaaaacatgtgcccacaataagagtgactcctattgtgggatggagggagtatttgattgTCGAATACAACGCTCagctatttattattattattattattattattattattattattattattattattattattattatgattattattattattattatttcaaaaattatcTCCTAATATGTGACAATTTATTGTCCATTAGATTACAAGATCTTGTTGTTAAATTTGGTCTTTgttatacatttaaattttgTTCTGTCACTGTCCTAAATATGCGTTAGAATTTTGTTCGAACAAGAACTAAAAAAACACATGTACTTATTTAgataatggagtaataaaacaGTCAACAAGGTGGAGCTGGACCCCAAATTAACACCTGACAATTTAGTGGAGTGATACTATATAAAAATGAAGGCATGGAACGCCAAAAATCACCTGTATTTTTAACTAAACAATCATATCTTTACACATGCATGATAAATTAATAAGAAAGAACGCCACAAAACTACCGCTAGCCAAGAAAGAAACACGATAAAAATAAGCATCTATCGAAAAGGAGAACTAAGCAATAAAGACCTATAAATACCTTCACATTCTTCAAACCAAACACCAAAAACATCTGCAATCTATTTATCTTTCAAGCAATCTCTCTCACTCACGCACACAAACATTTTCTTAGAAACATATACAGGGTAAGATGGAAATGTGTCCACCACATGTTTCTGCAATGAAGAATGGCAAAAGCTTAGATGAAATTCGTAAATCTGCCACATTTCATCCTTCCATTTGGGGAGACTTCTTTCTCAAATATGATTCTGATTCTGTTAACACGGTACGTATGCTTTTACAAAACATAAATTGTTACAATTTCTTACTATGATTCTAATGTACTTATATTTGTGTAGAACATCACTGATGCTGAGCAAAGAGAACTCGCAAAGCAAAAAGAAATGGTCAGGAAAATGCTCTCTCAAACTCCAGACGATTCAACGCGTAAACTGGAACTCATCGATGAGATCCAGCGCCTGGGAGTGGAATACCATTTCACTACAGAAATTGAGGAATCCTTGAAATATATTCATGACAGTTACATGCAGCAAAACTGCAAAGACAATGATGATCTACGCATCGTAGCTCTTCGCTTTCGTTTGCTTAGACAACAAGGCTACAGCGTTCCATGCGGTAAGATTCCTAGCcaattaaatttttgtttggagatatatatatatgcttacTACTTAGCATCTTTACTTCTACAGATGTGTTTTCCAAATTCACTGACGGTGAAGGAAATTATGAGGCGTCGTTGCAAAACGACGTTGAAGGATTGCTGAACTTGTACGAGGCGGCCCATCTTTTGACACACGGCGAAGGGATTCTTGACAATGCAATAGAGTTCTGTTCGTATAATCTTCAAGCTTCACTCCACAAGTTGGCTgatgtttctctctctaaacgAGTCAACGAAGCTCTGGAGATGCCAAACCGTTGGAGTCTCACAAGATTGGGTGCCAGAAAGTTCATATCTGCATACCAAAAAGACGAGTCACATAATGAAATACTGCTGAATTTTGCAAAATTGGATTTCAACCTATTGCAGAAATTGCACCAGAGAGAGCTCAGTGATGCTACAAGGTACTTACATTTAATTATTGTATTTCTATAATTTGattacatttaattaaatttatatttcatttaatataaataggtgGTGGAAGAAATTGGACGTAGTGAATAAAATGCCGCATGCAAGAGATAGGATTGCTGAATTGTACTTGTGGGTGTTAGGAGTCTTCTTTGAGCCATGCTATGCTAAAGCAAGAAGAATATTATTGAAATGCATTTCGATGGCTTCCATCGCCGACGATACATATGAATATGCAACACTAGATGAACTACGGATTCTAACAGAAGCTATTCAACGGTTAgctatcaattttttaaataaatttgacTAAAAAATACGTACTAATATTATTATCTTCTTTCAGTTGGGATGTTAATGAGACATTGGAGAATTCACCGCCATACATCCAAATGTTATACAGAAGCCTTATCAAAACATACACTGAAATAGAAGACGAAATGGAGAAAACGGGAGAATCATACCGCGTCcaatatgcaaagcaagaaGTATTAATTCATCCATCCGTTTTATTCATTGAGTTTGTTTACTAtaacaaattattattttattttctaattaaaacacaaaaatatttgcaGATGAAAAAGTTACTACAGTCATATTTTGACGAGGTGATATGGTTGTATAATGATAATTATATTCCAACTCTCGAAGAGTATTTGAAGGTCTCCGTAGTATCCGGTGGTTACATGATGTTGTCCACAACTTCTTTGGTTGGTATGGGAGATGACCAAGTTACCAAAAAAGATTTCGATTGGATTGTAAATGAACCTCTAATAGATCGAGCATCGGCATTATTAGCTCGATTGTTGGATGACTTAGTTGGAGATGAGGTATGTCGTATATATATCATTATTCTCCCTCGTCTCTTGGAAATAGTCATCTTTTGTCATTTCAGTTCGTCAACTATATTTTAATAACTTTTTCACCACAAATTACAATACTATTGACGTGGGGTATTACtatcactaacactacttcaaCTATTCTTTTTCTCGTGCAGTATGAGGAGAAGCCGTCGTCAATACACTGTTACATGACACAATATGGAATGTCAGAGGATGATGCTCGTGCTCAAATCAAACAACAAATGAAGAATGCATGGAAAGATATGAATCAAGAATGCCTTGAGCCGACACCGGTATCCATGCCAATCCTCATGCGCGTTATCAATCTGGCTCGAGCTGCCCAACTTATCTATTCCAATGGGGATTGCTATACCGATCCCAACAAAGCCAAAGAGTGGGTGAAGCTGTTACTTATCGAGGCCGTTCCAATTTGAAGATATGAATCTTGAAGTGTTATATCAAGCTTTTTCAATAAAAGATCACTGAAATAAATGAAGGCTAGCTATTTTGATAAAATAGTAAAGCCTGGATTTGTTCTTTGTAATGGCATCATCTATTTAAACAACATTTTATGTTTTGATCATTGTGATTTCCTCATATCCATCGTAACTTTAAGAATCTAATATATTTATAGTAAATCTTAATAATTTGGTAAGACTCATCATTTTCACTTGAGATCCTCTATCCAATTTTTTTGATGTTCTACGATTTTTGTCTTTCATTTTTCCTTCAATATAAGATTCTACTACCTATGAATAAAATGTCATATCCTGATACATGTATATCTATACGAATATCcccatatctttattaattagttaattagtgatttgtcatatcttttccatatatgtttaggatattttcttgttccttaagttatgttatttagcattataaatatgtgtcaTTGTTATTCCTTTCATTCAACGAAtgaatgaatatatgaatttatGTCTCTTTCTATTTCATTTTATGCACTTTGTTTAAGCTTGAGTTGTCGACGAGATTTTGCCTCCGGGACTTCTCTTTTATCTCTTTTATCGTCTCCGGCATCTTGATAAGGGAATTACCCTTATCAAATTAGGGCTTGAATCCTCGAACTCATGGCTGAAGTCAATCTTCGTTCATGGTCGGAGATATCGCAAGCATCCGAAGACTTGCAACTGAATTCAATAGCTGCAACGTTGGAATATATCCTCGTTTGGCATGCTCGACTCGAGACCAGATTGATTGAGCATGAGCGTAGGGCAGCAGCCACGCTCCCTCCGTTGCGCCCAGAACCTGACCCCCATACGGCCCCCCGTTGTACGCCGTTGCACAGCAGCCCTATCAGCCATCGGCTTCTTACCAGCAAGAGAAATACCCGCTGCACCAAAACCCTTCCACCGGCTAAGGGCCGGTGATAGGGAAGATGCGGCAAACCAAGCTATCACCGAGAAGATGTCGCTGGCTGTGAGGAGCCGTGAAGTATGGCTGCGACTCGTCGAAGATGGCCAGGCCTGTTGAGAGAGGAAAAGCTACAACCGGGACAGGTTGCGAACGTATATAATAGCATACGGCCGAGGGGGATATAGAAGCAACTGCGAaatgactcatctct
This window contains:
- the LOC121758279 gene encoding bicyclogermacrene synthase-like, which gives rise to MEMCPPHVSAMKNGKSLDEIRKSATFHPSIWGDFFLKYDSDSVNTNITDAEQRELAKQKEMVRKMLSQTPDDSTRKLELIDEIQRLGVEYHFTTEIEESLKYIHDSYMQQNCKDNDDLRIVALRFRLLRQQGYSVPCDVFSKFTDGEGNYEASLQNDVEGLLNLYEAAHLLTHGEGILDNAIEFCSYNLQASLHKLADVSLSKRVNEALEMPNRWSLTRLGARKFISAYQKDESHNEILLNFAKLDFNLLQKLHQRELSDATRWWKKLDVVNKMPHARDRIAELYLWVLGVFFEPCYAKARRILLKCISMASIADDTYEYATLDELRILTEAIQRWDVNETLENSPPYIQMLYRSLIKTYTEIEDEMEKTGESYRVQYAKQEMKKLLQSYFDEVIWLYNDNYIPTLEEYLKVSVVSGGYMMLSTTSLVGMGDDQVTKKDFDWIVNEPLIDRASALLARLLDDLVGDEYEEKPSSIHCYMTQYGMSEDDARAQIKQQMKNAWKDMNQECLEPTPVSMPILMRVINLARAAQLIYSNGDCYTDPNKAKEWVKLLLIEAVPI